The region ATTACCAATGTGGCTTTTATTGTTTCTAGGTAATTTTGGAGGATATGATTGTAGCGATTTAAAGCCCTTCTCTTCTTGGTTTAATAGAATTAGAGCCCTAATCCTAGCTTCTTTATTGTCGGTATTTTCTTTTTTGATATTCCGTCTCGCACTTTTACAAAATTTATGACCGTCTTTAATAATAACTATTAACTAAAGCTTGCATTATTTTAGTTTGATATGACTATGAAGACAAATAACTTATTTTAATTTTAACTTACCCACTTTTTTATATGAATTATACAAATTACCTTAAGCTCTTGGATCCACTTCAGCAGCAACTCTCTGGTGTATATTCAACTGCCACACTTATAATTTCAATATTATTATTGCTATGGGCTGTGAATTTTATTTTGGGCTTGATTAGTAAAATATTTGTCTTAGGGAAATCAGTTGGAACTTTCTATAGAAGTTTTATTCATAGGTACATAAGAATATTAATATATAGTTTTTTAGGACTCTTTACAAATAAGAGTTTAAGAGAGAAAGCTTAAATAAACTTGTAAGATATATGACCCTTCTAGGTTTCTAGATTGCAATTAATAGGGATTTCAAAAGGAATACAGCTATTAGGCAACTCTAATATTGTTGAAACAATAGAAGCTATATCTTCTGGTTGAGTCATTGCCTCTTTGCTAATAGTTACTATTGAATTTGACATTTCTGTATTAACCCAGCTAGGACATATAGCGCTTACTCTTATACCTTTCTCCCATCCTTCATTTCTAATAGTTTGACAGAGCCCCATTAGGGCAAACTTAGTAGCGGTATATCCAGCAAGCTGACCTTTTGACCTTTTCCCACTCATTGAGACGAGAACTATTATCCGTGAAGTTTTGCTTTTGCAAAGATATGGCCATGCAGCTCTTGTAAGCAGCCATGGACCCATAACATTTACTTGCCATAAATCTTTTATATCCGCCTCTTCTCCTTTTTCAAAGATTAGATTGGTCTTTTTAAATATTCCAGCGCAATGTATCAATGTATCTATTTCTCCAAAATAATTAATTGCTTCATCTACCCATAAATTTGCATCTAGATTATTTATTGCATCATATTTACTTATCAAAATATTTTTCTTAAATTTGTTTAATTCTCCTTCAACTTTAGATCCTTTAATAGAATTAACATCCCTTAACCCTAAACCCACTCGATGTCCATTATCAATTGCTAGCTCTGCAATTCGCTTACCTATACCTCTTGAACCTCCTGTTATTAGAATCGTTCTCAATTTTTTAGATGCTAGGTTTTACAAAATCCCATAATAACTTTAATTCTCTACCTTTCATTTCCATTAACCCCCACTTTACGTTTAATGGAGCTTTTTTGAACATAGTCCACATTGCGGCTACTAATTGATTTAAGGTTAATGTATTTGTTAAAAAGCCGTACCACTGATTGTTAGATAAACTAAAGAAACTTTTAAAGAAATATCTTAATTGAGATTCTGGAAATCTCATTAATTTTTCTAATCCAAATTGATAAAGAGCTTGTTTCCTCCTTAGTTCTTTTGGCCAAAGTGTCTCCCAACCTTGTTTTGCAATTTCAGAAGGAGACTTATTTGAATCTTTTATTGCCGATGCTAATTCTTTTGCGAGGGAGGGAGCTCTTCGAAGAAGAGCTCCAACTAAATACCCTGAAGCTGGATGGACCATGCCAGCAGCACCTCCAAATCCTAAAATAGATTGATTTAAATCAGGAATAGGAATATTCATTGGTAGGAAGACGCCATTTTCTTCATGATCTATTTTTTTTATTTCTATTTTTCTTTGCTTTAGCCTTGCATGAAGTCTTGCTTTAAGAGTTTCTAGTTTTACTGGAGGGGCTAAACCTAGGGAGGTTTCTTCTAAGAAATATTTACCATTTCCCATATCCATTGCATATAAAAATGTAGGAGGCTCTTCTTTCTCTTCTTGACTCAAGTGGTTACTTCTATAATCCATTAAGACGAATTGGTTTTTTTCAACAGGTGGTTCACTAAACTCTCCCACTATTCCATAACATGTTTGAACAGCTATTTCTCCATTTTTTGGAACATTAAGAAATACAGGCTCGTAACCTGTGGCATCTATTATTAATTTCGCAATTATTCTTTCTCCTTGAATAGTTTTTACTGAACTAGTAATATTGTCAATTTCTAAATTATATGCTTCTCCTCTAAACCATTTTATAGCGCCCTCATTACATTGGTCGATCCAGTGCTTTTGTAGTTTATTTTTGTCAAAGAGTCCATAATCACGATTATGTTTAATTGCATTGTTTTTAGGTGAATTTTGATCTGTTGAACCATCCCCTAGATAGCTAACTGTCTTAGACCATCGATGTTTTAATAGTCCTTCTAAGCC is a window of Prochlorococcus marinus subsp. marinus str. CCMP1375 DNA encoding:
- a CDS encoding SDR family NAD(P)-dependent oxidoreductase, which produces MRTILITGGSRGIGKRIAELAIDNGHRVGLGLRDVNSIKGSKVEGELNKFKKNILISKYDAINNLDANLWVDEAINYFGEIDTLIHCAGIFKKTNLIFEKGEEADIKDLWQVNVMGPWLLTRAAWPYLCKSKTSRIIVLVSMSGKRSKGQLAGYTATKFALMGLCQTIRNEGWEKGIRVSAICPSWVNTEMSNSIVTISKEAMTQPEDIASIVSTILELPNSCIPFEIPINCNLET
- the crtL gene encoding lycopene beta cyclase, encoding MSTNDPPMDVLVLGSGPGALAIAAALGQEKLRVGVLSINEPSDPWPFTYGIWGEEVDQLGLEGLLKHRWSKTVSYLGDGSTDQNSPKNNAIKHNRDYGLFDKNKLQKHWIDQCNEGAIKWFRGEAYNLEIDNITSSVKTIQGERIIAKLIIDATGYEPVFLNVPKNGEIAVQTCYGIVGEFSEPPVEKNQFVLMDYRSNHLSQEEKEEPPTFLYAMDMGNGKYFLEETSLGLAPPVKLETLKARLHARLKQRKIEIKKIDHEENGVFLPMNIPIPDLNQSILGFGGAAGMVHPASGYLVGALLRRAPSLAKELASAIKDSNKSPSEIAKQGWETLWPKELRRKQALYQFGLEKLMRFPESQLRYFFKSFFSLSNNQWYGFLTNTLTLNQLVAAMWTMFKKAPLNVKWGLMEMKGRELKLLWDFVKPSI